The Eleutherodactylus coqui strain aEleCoq1 chromosome 13, aEleCoq1.hap1, whole genome shotgun sequence genome includes a window with the following:
- the DIDO1 gene encoding death-inducer obliterator 1 isoform X4, translating to MLRSIKPTSKEFKKTWGFRKTTIAKREIISDTDMDSADSSRQQTPSLRRSGRQPKPTERVEEFLTSFRRNRERKSNNLENSSDRSCPATDAETASEGSVEGTSEVKFDSKSKSVSSKVQVKKEEDDSSDSDGMTLKELQNKLRSRRSNNSSSETVSAQAVNTGNTNTSESTIRTRSANRLALLQQQTQTTPIKQEPHSPEHIQDQKQERTIFSPKSRPEVENYDPNALYCICRQPHNNRFMICCDRCEEWFHGDCVGISEGRGRLLEKDGEDYICPNCTILQEHEESGTDGEQKETSTEAVTCTTEVTGVGAVEHYTLSQGIKGRIEKAAHPSGKKKLKIFHPVAVPESIVHLEEVSETAPVSNELTPGTELSDTPDVARCIGPGCARNALPDSVYCSHDCILKHAAAAMKSLSSSKESKPKEKVKVKSEKKPAPKMQTSSNPPVVQKSSAPMKTDDVMKKALVVIQRTEPEASSELKMESGSTPSWESDHNYIAVKPEKTAAISSTLFYKSAEKVEEPEEKAETPTPPVKKTSPTLPLGLMKPISGLPRIPMLKKIPPLLVPAKKSSTPVPTSSKTFISIKPKPSAAPSPSAISKLPPIPKKTPPPSSSSGAPMKTTANSLPKKLSSSPPKATSTSVSSANASQTSNVSNKPTTSSSQQGPNVQIRQNIRRSLKEILSKRMNDSDDLVMSENEVAKIAVNIEKEMFNLFKDTDNRYKSKYRNLMFNLKDPKNQGLFHRVLREQIPLPKLVRLKPEELVSKKISSWRETGSKSNAILKMKSRGENKFSPRNVIDMEESPPMFDTDTEQQESARAPAPEKSSLSLPDVFTSMLNDTTSQHRAHLFDLNCKICTGQMSGGDEPSNKRTKTTSSTVVKKADLKPDAELVDEPPPPPDEEPDTPMDTTEDETVPETAPEKTPLPTASSTFPEPLLPKPQPPSNPVTTVTVSGRDPRRAINRPPPPAVSTVPNASPNPIRDEETPAPSPPTTVITAPKSILMKPTTSDIRYLSSSSPNVNMPDIRSPQDGDTSLFLSRLSPIWKGFINMQSVAKFVTKAFPVSGSIEYLNEDLPDTIHIGGRISPKTVWDYVGKLKSSVSKELSLIRFHPATEEEEVAYISLYSYFSSRGRFGVVANNNRHIKDLYLIPLSAKDPIPSKLLPFDGPGLESTRPNLILGLVICQRNKRPAPSEPDKAEEKRMKPPTQEEIDILNFGKTPVQSQAEKKPQKYQPYSSDVVQSTTPPGSPPPLAETVPKVVPSAPALPVSKADISAANTARNSPPPPAEQSKTATPLEHILKKLFGTSDKKAETSNSPAVTSTTATIEPVVERKFVDPIVQQFGQLPKEKDLEEEDNDRPYDPEEEYDPEKAFDISVVDDGNNEMPYEPEQPCENLYDDEAYDPEDETILEEAKVPFEDLPNKMSVVSKIKPGEVSAEFLSNVPDSSTLLEQQKMLEELNKQIEEQKRQLEEQEEALRQQRAAVGVSMAHFSVSDALMSPPPKSSITKNEFFQQEPSTTKATVSATSEQLVTSSKDPRQARDPRQAATKRIHSDIGDVPSKELPSEKELQPFLSEPNMSISVVMPFSSMEEEKPVANMDITKQTSEILFEKLEKDFKQDDAPWNNIQDAAIIPESSMCIPKPPRKVLLPTPEGIPPLRETQQFTGFLSAQGPSWAMDSETFGSRVLPQGNRPNHFEPLREIVLAQKRGQIASFREEGENRHLPFAKDSLLAPPQHDIPLLFGEQRPLSNTDLSHSTLFSEDDFADNLEGYGGLPSEQNLEQKGLGSITSHQPPHLFRDRVPLNAFSTQKGHSPPKFDRPNSPHLELEDSCFGGTADPSLRFDGSRRFDSPRGPMPTSFMGGRPQPLSFDGPPRPSRGAQIQTSFIGPAPTNLPPRGDYPNKFDDFQGSSNYPGARGLSPHLTDDPGNHSPPIFSNQRGSVSVPYSGQHGQASSRFSEQPQQTRSRPLLDLPAILPSHRSENWSKPGPDSHQEFTEQRQDLDHWASNSFRQNKDQRSQGFEGRPRNFEGPNEPQPSEPASNTGFEERRRERENDVQWDRDRGRNWNRERNFERNRDFDRPRTRESNRDGDKDIEKREWDRNRDRDNRDRDRNRDRERDRGRDRDRDRDRDSDRDKDRDKDRERERERERDRDRDRDRDRDRYRDRDRDSYRRRDRSRSRDRDRSRSRDRDRDRERDRERERDRDRMRERDRGRDRTVRSKSNENRDSKSDKSKDSSKSTAAEPASSSHT from the exons ATGCTGAGATCCATTAAGCCAACAAGCAAGGAGTTTAAGAAAACTTGGGGATTTCGTAAAACGACAATTGCCAAACGTGAGATAATCAGTGATACAGACATGGACAGTGCAGACTCCAGTCGGCAACAGACTCCCTCTCTGCGACGCAGTGGGCGCCAGCCAAAGCCTACTGAGAGGGTTGAAGAGTTTCTTACATCTTTCAGAAGAAATAGAGAGAGAAAAAGCAACAATCTGGAAAATTCTAGCGATAGATCATGTCCAGCAACTGATGCAGAAACCGCGTCCGAAGGAAGTGTAGAGGGCACTTCTGAAGTAAAGTTTGATTCAAAGTCTAAAAGTGTCTCTTCTAAAGTCCAGGTTAAGAAGGAAGAAGATGATAGTTCTGATAGTGATGGTATGACattgaaagagcttcagaacaaaCTAAGAAGTCGACGCAGCAACAACTCTTCAAGTGAAACAGTTAGTGCACAGGCTGTGAACACTGGAAATACGAACACTTCAGAGTCCACTATCCGCACTAGAAGTGCAAATCGTCTAGCCCTACTGCAACAGCAAACTCAGACCACTCCTATAAAGCAGGAGCCCCACAGCCCAGAACACATACAAGACCAGAAACAGGAGAGAACGATTTTCTCGCCAAAAAGCAGACCTGAAGTGGAGAACTATGATCCAAATGCACTATATTGCATATGTCGTCAACCTCACAACAACAG GTTCATGATTTGCTGTGACAGATGTGAAGAGTGGTTTCACGGCGATTGTGTTGGAATATCTGAAGGCCGTGGTAGACTTTTGGAGAAGGATGGAGAGGATTATATTTGCCCCAACTGCACCATTTTGCAGGAGCATGAAGAAAGTGGAACAGATGGCGAACAGAAGGAGACAAGCACTGAAGCCGTTACTTGCACTACGGAAGTTACCGGTGTGGGTGCTGTGGAACACTATACACTCAGTCAAGGTATCAAAGGCAGAATTGAGAAGGCTGCACACCCCAGTGGCAAAAAGAAACTGAAGATTTTTCATCCT GTGGCGGTTCCAGAGTCTATTGTGCATCTTGAAGAAGTGTCTGAGACAGCTCCAGTTTCCAATGAGCTTACTCCGGGTACGGAATTGTCTGACACTCCAGATGTAGCCAGGTGCATTGGACCAGGTTGTGCAAGAAACGCCCTTCCCgattctgtgtattgcagtcatgATTGCATACTCAAGCACGCTGCAGCCGCAATGAAATCTCTTAGTTCAAGCAAAGAAAGTAAGCCTAAGGAGAAGGTCAAGGTAAAATCTGAGAAGAAACCTGCACCCAAGATGCAG ACCTCTTCAAACCCCCCAGTTGTACAGAAGTCTTCAGCCCCTATGAAGACAGATGATGTAATGAAGAAAGCTCTAGTGGTGATACAAAGAACAGAACCAGAAGCTAGCAGTGAGCTGAAAATGGAAAGTGGCAGCACGCCGTCCTGGGAGAGTGACCATAATTACATTGCAGTAAAGCCAGAAAAGACTGCTGCCATTTCATCTACACTATTTTACAAAT CAGCAGAGAAAGTCGAAGAACCAGAAGAGAAAGCCGAGACTCCGACACCACCTGTTAAGAAGACTTCTCCCACTTTACCCTTGGGGTTGATGAAGCCAATCTCTGGTCTCCCAAGAATTCCAATGTTAAAGAAGATCCCACCGCTCTTAGTTCCCGCCAAAAAGTCATCAACACCGGTTCCAACCAGCAGCAAGACATTCATATCTATCAAACCTAAACCCAGTGCTGCTCCAAGTCCTTCTGCTATTAGTAAATTACCACCAATACCCAAGAAGACTCCACCACCATCATCCTCTTCAGGAGCCCCCATGAAGACAACAGCCAACTCCTTGCCCAAAAAGCTATCCTCTTCTCCCCCCAAAGCAACTTCGACCTCTGTTTCCAGTGCAAACGCGTCACAAACCTCCAACGTGTCCAACAAGCCAACAACCAGCTCTTCACAACAGGGTCCTAATGTTCAGATAAGGCAGAACATTCGGCGGTCACTGAAGGAGATCCTCTCGAAAAG GATGAATGACAGCGACGACCTGGTGATGTCAGAGAACGAAGTCGCCAAGATTGCCGTAAACATTGAAAAAGAGATGTTCAACCTCTTTAAGGATACAGATAACCGCTACAAGAGCAAGTACCGAAACCTGATGTTTAACCTGAAAGATCCCAAAAACCAG GGATTGTTCCACCGAGTCCTGCGTGAACAAATCCCGCTGCCGAAATTGGTGCGTCTCAAGCCGGAAGAGCTCGTATCGAAGAAGATATCTTCCTGGAGAGAAACTGGATCCAAATCG AATGCGATTCTGAAGATGAAGTCTCGCGGGGAAAATAAATTCTCTCCCAGGAATGTAATTGATATGGAGGAATCCCCTCCAATGTTCGATACGGATACG GAACAGCAAGAATCCGCTCGGGCCCCAGCTCCGGAGAAGAGCAGCTTGAGTCTGCCCGATGTATTCACCAGTATGCTAAACGACACAACAAGTCAGCACCGTGCCCATCTTTTTGATCTGAACTGTAAAATATGTACAG GTCAAATGTCGGGTGGTGATGAACCGTCCAATAAGCGTACAAAAACCACTTCCTCAACTGTTGTGAAGAAGGCCGATCTAAAACCGGATGCAGAACTCGTAGATGAGCCGCCTCCACCCCCTGATGAAGAACCTGACACGCCGATGGACACTACTGAAGATGAGACTGTCCCAGAAACGGCCCCAGAGAAAACGCCTCTTCCCACTGCTTCCTCCACGTTCCCTGAGCCACTTTTACCTAAACCACAACCCCCCTCCAaccctgtcactactgtcactgtGTCTGGTAGAGACCCCAGAAGAGCAATCAACCGGCCCCCACCACCTGCCGTGTCTACTGTCCCCAATGCAAGCCCTAATCCCATTCGAGATGAAGAAACTCCAGCACCGTCTCCGCCGACtacagtcatcacagcccccaaGTCAATTCTGATGAAGCCAACAACGTCTGACATCCGCTATTTATCATCCTCGTCGCCAAATGTCAA CATGCCAGATATCCGGTCCCCTCAAGATGGAGATACCTCCCTTTTCCTCTCTCGTCTGAGTCCGATATGGAAAGGATTCATAAACATGCAGTCTGTGGCCAAATTTGTCACAAAGGCTTTCCCCGTCTCCGGCTCTATCGAGTATCTTAATGAG GACTTGCCAGACACCATCCATATCGGTGGTCGAATCTCTCCAAAGACTGTATGGGATTATGTGGGAAAACTGAAATCCTCGGTGTCAAAG GAGCTGTCCTTGATCCGTTTTCACCCTGCCACAGAAGAGGAAGAGGTGGCGTACATCTCCCTCTACTCCTACTTCAGCAGCCGCGGTCGTTTCGGAGTCGTCGCCAACAACAACAGACACATCAAAGACCTTTATCTTATCCCATTAAGTGCAAAGGACCCAATTCCATCAAAACTCTTGCCATTTGATGGACCAG GCCTTGAATCAACACGTCCAAATTTAATTCTGGGATTGGTCATTTGTCAAAGAAACAAGCGTCCAGCTCCAAGTGAACCAGATAAAGCCGAAGAAAAGCGAATGAAACCTCCAACCCAGGAAGAAATAGATATCTTAAATTTTGGAAAAACGCCTGTCCAATCTCAAGCCGAGAAGAAGCCCCAGAAGTACCAGCCATACTCGAGTGATGTTGTTCAAAGCACCACCCCACCAGGATCCCCTCCACCGCTTGCAGAAACTGTTCCAAAGGTGGTCCCTTCTGCTCCAGCATTGCCAGTTTCTAAAGCTGATATCTCTGCAGCCAACACTGCCCGTAACTCTCCTCCACCACCTGCTGAACAATCAAAGACTGCCACTCCACTGGAGCACATTTTGAAAAAACTCTTTGGAACCTCTGATAAGAAAGCGGAAACCTCGAACTCTCCTGCCGTCACAAGCACGACCGCTACTATAGAACCAGTAGTTGAGAGAAAGTTTGTGGACCCCATTGTGCAGCAGTTTGGTCAGCTGCCAAAAGAAAAAGACTTGGAAGAGGAGGATAACGATAGGCCCTATGATCCAGAAGAAGAGTATGAtccagaaaaggcctttgatattTCAGTAGTTGATGATGGCAATAATGAAATGCCTTATGAACCAGAACAGCCTTGTGAAAATCTATACGATGATGAGGCCTACGATCCGGAGGATGAAACGATCTTAGAAGAAGCTAAAGTTCCATTTGAAGATTTACCCAATAAGATGAGTGTTGTAAGTAAAATAAAGCCCGGGGAAGTAAGTGCAGAGTTTTTGAGCAATGTCCCAGATTCTTCTACTCTTTTGGAACAACAAAAAATGTTGGAGGAACTAAACAAGCAGATAGAGGAGCAAAAAAGACAACTGGAGGAACAGGAAGAAGCTCTTAGGCAGCAAAGAGCAGCTGTAGGTGTGTCGATGGCTCATTTCTCAGTCTCTGATGCCTTAATGTCCCCTCCCCCCAAATCTTCTATAACAAAGAATGAATTTTTCCAGCAAGAACCGAGTACAACTAAAGCTACCGTAAGTGCAACTTCAGAACAGCTTGTCACTAGTAGCAAAGATCCTAGACAAGCCAGGGATCCTCGACAAGCAGCGACAAAAAGAATACATTCAGATATTGGAGATGTTCCCAGCAAAGAGTTGCCAAGTGAGAAAGAACTTCAACCATTTTTATCTGAACCTAATATGTCAATCTCTGTGGTTATGCCATTTTCCAGCATGGAAGAAGAGAAACCTGTAGCTAATATGGACATTACTAAGCAAACTAGTGAAATCCTCTTTGAGAAGCTGGAAAAAGACTTTAAGCAAGATGATGCACCTTGGAATAACATTCAAGATGCAGCTATTATACCTGAAAGTTCAATGTGTATACCTAAACCTCCACGCAAAGTACTATTACCAACACCTGAAGGTATTCCACCACTACGTGAGACGCAACAGTTTACGGGCTTTCTTTCGGCACAAGGGCCAAGCTGGGCCATGGACTCCGAGACTTTTGGCAGTCGTGTTCTTCCTCAAGGAAATCGACCTAATCACTTTGAACCCTTAAGAGAAATAGTGCTGGCACAGAAAAGGGGACAAATTGCCTCCTTCCGAGAGGAGGGAGAAAATAGGCATCTGCCTTTTGCTAAGGATTCATTATTAGCGCCGCCACAACATGACATTCCACTGCTGTTTGGTGAACAAAGACCACTGTCTAATACAGATTTAAGCCATTCCACCTTGTTTTCTGAAGATGACTTTGCAGATAATTTGGAAGGATATGGTGGCCTTCCATCTGAACAAAACCTTGAGCAAAAAGGCCTTGGGTCTATTACGTCTCATCAACCTCCTCATTTGTTTAGGGACAGAGTACCTCTTAATGCTTTTTCCACTCAAAAGGGGCATTCACCTCCAAAATTTGACAGACCAAACAGTCCACACTTAGAATTAGAAGATTCTTGTTTTGGTGGTACAGCTGATCCATCTCTTCGATTTGATGGGTCTCGGAGATTTGATAGTCCTAGAGGACCCATGCCAACTTCATTTATGGGAGGACGACCACAGCCACTCAGTTTTGATGGTCCACCTAGACCTTCTAGAGGTGCGCAGATTCAGACATCGTTTATAGGGCCTGCACCCACAAACTTGCCTCCACGAGGAGATTATCCAAATAAATTTGATGACTTTCAAGGTTCAAGTAACTATCCTGGAGCAAGAGGCCTTTCACCTCATCTGACGGATGATCCCGGTAACCACTCGCCACCCATCTTTTCTAATCAGCGAGGTTCTGTTTCTGTTCCATATAGTGGACAGCATGGTCAAGCATCTTCTAGATTTTCAGAGCAACCTCAACAAACACGATCTCGGCCATTGCTTGATCTTCCAGCTATTCTGCCTTCACACAGAAGTGAAAACTGGAGCAAGCCTGGCCCAGATTCCCATCAGGAGTTTACAGAACAGAGGCAAGATTTAGATCACTGGGCATCTAACAGCTTCAGACAGAACAAAGACCAGCGCAGTCAAGGTTTTGAGGGAAGACCTCGAAACTTTGAGGGACCTAATGAACCACAACCATCTGAACCTGCATCAAATACAGGGTTTGAGGAGAGACGAAGGGAAAGGGAAAATGATGTACAGTGGGACAGAGACCGTGGCAGAAACTGGAACAGAGAAAGAAATTTTGAAAGAAACCGAGATTTTGATCGGCCAAGAACAAGAGAATCAAACCGAGATGGAGACAAAGACATAGAAAAGAGGGAGTGGGATAGGAACAGGGATAGGGACAACAGGGATAGGGACAGAAACAGAGATCGTGAAAGGGACAGAGGACGAGATAGGGACAGAGATCGGGATAGAGATAGTGACAGAGATAAAGACAGAGATAAAGACCGAGAGCGGGAACGAGAAAGGGAACGAGATCGTGATAGAGACCGTGACCGAGATAGGGACAGGTATAGAGACCGTGACAGAGATTCATATAGACGTAGAGATCGATCAAGGAGTAGGGACAGGGACAGGTCTCGAAGCAGGGATCGTGATAGAGACAGGGAAAGAGACCGTGAACGAGAAAGAGACCGTGACAGAATGAGAGAGCGGGACAGAGGACGAGATCGTACAGTCCGCAGCAAAAGCAATGAAAACAGAGATTCTAAATCCGATAAGTCAAAAGACTCTTCCAAGAGCACGGCGGCCGAGCCTGCGTCTTCAAGTCACACGTAA